The Halomicrobium salinisoli genome contains a region encoding:
- a CDS encoding DUF6920 family protein, which translates to MGSSLFRRSLFGLGLLAGVVAVGRRRLDRATARRVSALTSATATESHPDRAFHPDDVAHLPDPVRRYFETVLKAGRPSVASVRLEQRGEFRLGGRSGSWKPMTATQHYGVDPPGFVWDATIDVAPLVPVRVVDAYERGRGSLRASLCSTVPVADAEPGPEMNEAELQRYLAEAVWFPTALLPDAGVEWAAVDERSARATLRDRGNAASLVFHFDDEGLVERVTTAERYRQEDDDYAPWTGHFGDYQWIDGRLIPTEASVEWVLPAGGLPYWRAEITAVEHRR; encoded by the coding sequence ATGGGTTCCAGCCTGTTTCGGCGCTCGCTGTTCGGCCTCGGTCTCCTCGCCGGCGTCGTCGCAGTCGGACGGCGCCGGCTCGACCGCGCGACGGCGCGCCGGGTGTCGGCGCTGACCTCGGCCACTGCCACTGAGTCACACCCCGACCGGGCCTTCCACCCCGACGACGTCGCTCATCTTCCGGACCCCGTCCGGCGCTACTTCGAGACGGTGCTCAAGGCGGGACGGCCGTCCGTCGCCTCGGTGCGACTGGAGCAGCGCGGCGAGTTCAGGCTCGGCGGCCGATCGGGGTCGTGGAAACCGATGACGGCGACCCAGCACTACGGCGTCGACCCGCCGGGGTTCGTCTGGGACGCGACGATCGACGTCGCTCCGCTGGTTCCCGTCCGCGTGGTCGACGCCTACGAGCGCGGACGGGGATCGCTTCGCGCGTCGCTCTGCTCGACGGTTCCCGTCGCCGACGCCGAACCCGGTCCCGAGATGAACGAAGCGGAACTCCAGCGGTACCTCGCAGAGGCCGTCTGGTTCCCGACGGCGCTGCTCCCCGACGCGGGCGTCGAGTGGGCGGCCGTCGACGAGCGGTCAGCCCGAGCGACGCTCCGGGACCGCGGCAACGCTGCCTCGCTGGTCTTTCACTTCGACGACGAGGGTCTCGTGGAGCGGGTGACCACCGCCGAGCGGTACCGGCAGGAGGACGACGACTACGCCCCCTGGACGGGACACTTCGGTGACTATCAGTGGATCGACGGGCGGCTGATCCCGACCGAAGCCTCCGTCGAGTGGGTACTGCCCGCCGGCGGCCTCCCGTACTGGCGGGCGGAAATCACTG